The Polyangium spumosum genome includes a window with the following:
- a CDS encoding deoxynucleoside kinase — MIESPKEGARPRIIAVAGNMGAGKSSLVKWLEQQFGMVPFFEPNEENPYLSDFYADMPRWAMSSQLFFLVRRFHIHRDVVRRAAVDPRPIVQDRTLYEDAEVFAAHLHRAGYIDERDWRMYDDLYRTLREEIRPPDLMIYLRCPLPTLVRRIRQRGREFERKVPKSYLAALDRLYEEWHARYDLSPTLVLETDRLDYVERLFDRLEVVRAIEKHLG; from the coding sequence ATGATCGAGAGCCCGAAGGAAGGCGCGCGCCCCCGGATCATCGCGGTGGCGGGGAACATGGGCGCCGGCAAATCGAGCCTCGTGAAATGGCTCGAGCAGCAGTTCGGAATGGTGCCCTTCTTCGAGCCGAACGAGGAGAACCCGTACCTGTCCGACTTCTACGCGGACATGCCGCGCTGGGCGATGAGCTCGCAGCTCTTCTTCCTCGTGCGTCGCTTCCACATCCACCGCGACGTCGTGCGCCGCGCGGCCGTCGATCCGCGGCCGATCGTGCAGGACCGGACCCTCTACGAGGACGCGGAGGTCTTCGCCGCGCACCTCCACCGGGCCGGCTACATCGACGAGCGCGACTGGCGGATGTACGACGACCTCTATCGCACGTTACGCGAGGAGATCCGGCCGCCGGACCTCATGATTTACCTGCGCTGCCCGCTGCCCACGCTCGTGCGGCGAATCCGGCAGCGAGGGCGCGAGTTCGAGCGCAAGGTCCCGAAGAGTTACCTCGCCGCGCTCGACCGCCTGTACGAGGAATGGCACGCCCGTTACGACCTCTCGCCGACCCTGGTCCTCGAGACGGACCGCCTCGACTACGTGGAGCGGCTCTTCGACAGGCTCGAGGTCGTGCGCGCGATCGAGAAGCACCTCGGCTGA
- a CDS encoding response regulator: protein MLLVDDEPFIISSIRRILSDEHEVVAVSSGPEALAIVQAGARFDVVLCDVRMPGMNGFELYERLLVVAPEVAKQIVFFTGAAFTSDVRAFFTRVENVLLEKPVDPRELRAIVRRLVAEQKGAPPKR, encoded by the coding sequence GTGCTCCTGGTCGACGACGAGCCGTTCATCATCTCGTCGATCCGGCGGATCCTCTCGGACGAGCACGAGGTCGTCGCCGTGTCGAGTGGCCCCGAGGCGCTCGCGATCGTGCAGGCGGGCGCGCGCTTCGACGTGGTGCTCTGCGACGTGCGGATGCCGGGCATGAACGGGTTCGAGCTCTACGAGCGGCTGCTCGTCGTCGCGCCCGAGGTGGCCAAGCAGATCGTCTTCTTCACGGGCGCGGCGTTCACCAGCGACGTCCGCGCCTTCTTCACGCGGGTGGAGAACGTGCTGCTCGAGAAGCCCGTCGACCCGCGCGAGCTTCGCGCGATCGTGCGCAGGCTCGTGGCCGAGCAGAAGGGCGCGCCGCCGAAGCGTTGA
- the nadA gene encoding quinolinate synthase NadA: MTETVRGKIDPRLDLEAEIVRLKKERNAVLLAHYYQEGDIQDLADFLGDSLQLAQQAKKTTADVILFAGVHFMAETAKILNPDRIVVVPDLEAGCSLADGCPVDRFRAWRAKYPDAVSITYINCTAEVKAESDYICTSSNAEKIVRAIPEDKEILFAPDKNLGRWLEQKTGRKMRLWQGSCVVHETFSLRKIISLREQHPEAKLIAHPECEEPILAMAQFIGSTTALLKYTQSDDAKAYIVATESGIVHQMRKASPHKTFIEGPPEGNCACNECPFMRLNSMEKVYLALRDLEPRIEMPAALRERARVPIDRMLALS, translated from the coding sequence ATGACCGAAACCGTCCGAGGCAAGATCGACCCGCGCCTCGATCTCGAGGCCGAGATCGTGCGGCTCAAGAAGGAGCGCAACGCCGTCCTGCTCGCCCACTACTACCAGGAGGGCGACATCCAGGATCTCGCCGACTTCCTCGGCGACTCGCTCCAGCTCGCCCAGCAGGCGAAGAAGACCACGGCCGACGTCATCCTCTTCGCGGGCGTGCACTTCATGGCCGAGACCGCGAAGATCCTGAACCCCGATCGTATCGTCGTCGTGCCCGACCTCGAGGCCGGCTGCTCGCTCGCCGACGGCTGCCCGGTCGATCGCTTCCGCGCCTGGCGCGCGAAGTACCCGGACGCCGTCTCGATCACGTACATCAACTGCACGGCCGAGGTGAAGGCCGAGAGCGACTACATCTGCACCTCGTCGAACGCCGAGAAGATCGTCCGCGCGATCCCCGAGGACAAGGAGATCCTCTTCGCGCCCGACAAGAACCTCGGCCGCTGGCTCGAGCAGAAGACCGGCCGCAAGATGCGCCTCTGGCAGGGGAGCTGCGTCGTGCACGAGACCTTCAGCCTGCGCAAGATCATCAGCCTGCGCGAGCAGCACCCCGAGGCCAAGCTCATCGCCCACCCCGAGTGCGAGGAGCCGATCCTCGCGATGGCCCAGTTCATCGGCTCGACGACCGCGCTCTTGAAGTACACGCAGTCCGACGACGCGAAGGCCTACATCGTCGCGACCGAGAGCGGCATCGTGCACCAGATGCGCAAGGCTTCGCCGCACAAGACGTTCATCGAGGGCCCGCCCGAGGGCAACTGCGCCTGCAACGAGTGCCCGTTCATGCGCCTCAACTCGATGGAGAAGGTCTACCTCGCGCTGCGCGACCTCGAGCCCCGCATCGAGATGCCCGCCGCGTTACGCGAGCGCGCCCGCGTGCCGATCGACCGCATGCTCGCGCTCTCCTGA
- a CDS encoding cysteine hydrolase family protein, which produces MKPALLVIDVQKQFFEQSPETARSLENAIEYINAAIDLFRARGLPVICVQDVDEEDGVVPGAPGFEIPESLKILPSDLRIHKTYGNAFNKTKLAGHLRELGVDTVIVTGFCAEYCVLSTYRGAKDHDFLPIVLRGSLASGVAENIPFVERIGEVISYGALKQVLG; this is translated from the coding sequence ATGAAGCCGGCCCTGCTGGTGATCGACGTGCAGAAGCAGTTCTTCGAGCAAAGCCCGGAGACGGCGCGTTCCCTGGAGAATGCGATCGAGTACATCAATGCCGCCATTGACCTGTTCCGCGCGCGTGGCCTGCCGGTCATCTGTGTGCAGGACGTGGACGAAGAGGACGGCGTGGTCCCGGGCGCGCCGGGCTTCGAGATCCCCGAGAGCCTGAAGATCCTGCCCTCGGATCTGCGTATTCACAAGACGTACGGGAATGCCTTCAACAAGACGAAGCTCGCGGGGCACCTGCGCGAGCTCGGCGTGGACACGGTGATCGTCACCGGCTTCTGCGCCGAGTATTGCGTGCTCTCCACCTATCGCGGCGCGAAGGACCACGATTTCCTCCCGATCGTCCTGCGTGGCTCGCTGGCGAGCGGCGTGGCGGAGAACATCCCCTTCGTGGAGCGGATCGGCGAGGTCATCTCGTACGGGGCGCTGAAGCAGGTGCTCGGGTAA
- a CDS encoding ABC1 kinase family protein — translation MADDKPKDKPPTSRLGRLARLASLAPRASAFAIEGAKRALGKGPRSEDEEAAAKERMAVEVKKTAEAMLKTLGEMKGLPLKLGQMASYIDGLAPPGHEDKFQAALKKLQDKAPPLSAESAAQMIKAELGAPPEEVFEKWEAMPFAAASIGQVHRAVTKSGEPVAVKVQYPGIDKAIENDLKSISMLEAMIKPLSRKLNAAQTLDEIRAVFMAELDYGREAEMADLFRRLNTDDPDILISEVHHSLTTRRVLTTSFAEGVGYAEFCEKGSQAARNRAGEAIWRFTFRSMLRYGALYADPHPGNYRFLPDGRVHFLDFGCVKMLPPDLVDGMKRYMRAALDNDWVEFDRACIEVLGYDPNDESWDLYRSYTMELMMPLTTKGTWVCSREKSRETVQFLARGIKSLAFKEGEAIPNIPHVPKMPQDFTFVNRLQWGLASVMAGLGTEASFRTISEPWIRDGVHPIPA, via the coding sequence ATGGCCGACGACAAACCCAAGGACAAACCGCCGACCTCGCGCCTCGGCCGGCTCGCGCGCCTCGCGAGCCTCGCGCCCCGCGCCTCGGCCTTCGCGATCGAAGGCGCCAAGCGCGCGCTCGGGAAGGGCCCGCGCAGCGAGGACGAGGAGGCCGCGGCGAAGGAACGTATGGCCGTCGAGGTCAAGAAGACCGCCGAGGCCATGCTGAAGACGCTCGGCGAGATGAAGGGCCTGCCCCTGAAGCTCGGCCAGATGGCGAGTTACATCGACGGGCTCGCGCCGCCCGGCCACGAGGACAAATTCCAGGCCGCGCTGAAGAAGCTGCAGGACAAGGCCCCGCCCCTCTCGGCGGAGTCGGCCGCGCAGATGATCAAGGCCGAGCTCGGCGCGCCCCCCGAGGAGGTCTTCGAGAAGTGGGAGGCCATGCCCTTCGCCGCCGCGAGCATCGGTCAGGTGCACCGCGCCGTCACGAAGAGCGGCGAGCCCGTGGCCGTGAAGGTGCAGTACCCGGGCATCGACAAGGCCATCGAGAACGACCTGAAGAGCATCTCGATGCTCGAGGCGATGATCAAGCCGCTCTCGCGCAAGCTGAACGCGGCGCAGACGCTCGACGAGATCCGCGCCGTCTTCATGGCCGAGCTCGACTACGGGCGCGAAGCCGAGATGGCCGACCTCTTCCGCCGCCTGAACACGGACGATCCGGACATCCTGATCTCCGAGGTCCACCACTCGTTGACGACGCGGCGCGTGCTCACGACGAGCTTCGCCGAGGGCGTCGGCTACGCCGAGTTCTGCGAGAAGGGCAGCCAGGCGGCGCGGAACCGCGCGGGCGAGGCGATCTGGCGGTTCACGTTCCGATCGATGTTGCGGTACGGGGCGCTCTACGCCGACCCGCATCCGGGCAACTACCGCTTCCTGCCCGACGGCCGCGTGCACTTCCTGGATTTTGGCTGCGTGAAGATGCTGCCGCCCGACCTCGTGGACGGCATGAAGCGGTACATGCGCGCGGCGCTCGACAACGACTGGGTCGAGTTCGATCGCGCGTGTATCGAGGTGCTCGGTTACGACCCGAACGACGAGAGCTGGGACCTCTACCGCAGCTACACGATGGAGCTCATGATGCCGCTCACGACGAAGGGCACGTGGGTCTGCTCGCGCGAAAAATCCCGCGAGACCGTGCAGTTCCTGGCGCGAGGCATCAAGAGCCTGGCCTTCAAGGAGGGCGAGGCGATCCCGAACATCCCGCACGTGCCGAAGATGCCGCAGGACTTCACGTTCGTGAACCGCCTGCAATGGGGCCTCGCCTCCGTGATGGCCGGGCTCGGCACGGAGGCGTCGTTCCGCACGATCAGCGAGCCGTGGATCCGCGACGGCGTTCATCCGATTCCCGCCTGA